DNA sequence from the Uloborus diversus isolate 005 chromosome 1, Udiv.v.3.1, whole genome shotgun sequence genome:
atcatttgtggcgccatctattgggggccaaggccatgacagatttctgaacggaaagtgagaattttattcagtgaatatgcTTGTGGCGTCAGCTAGTGAAGAGTGGGAGGGAGTCTATCATTTTGCCCGCAAACTGAGTCGGTAATTATGGGAATCAAATTAAATGGAGAGAAATTgtttttggagatagagagaagtCATTCAAGAGTTGGAGTCTCATTtcgttcgcaattccagtgaggtaatcggggttggaatcgtggagttgaagttgaattgattttgcagcaagtcAGAGTAAACCTTTCCAAAAttcaggagtcggattcggagtcaaagtctcagtcatttttcctctgaTTCTCAACCCTGAATATTGATTCGtttagccttacgtttgatcaatcgtcagatattcgaataataaaacttatcctattttaattttggactgggaaaatttttatcgtaaaatttaaacgacctacttttttacCGATGAAATgcaactcggcaaattttcatcggaaaatttgatcgttacgatctctttttccaatgaaatgtagctcagcaaattttcatcagaaaatctGATCGttaagattttgtttttcgaTGAAATGTTGCTCgaaaaattttcatcggaaaatctgatcgttacgatctcttttttcaatgaaatatagcTCGGAAaactttcatcggaaaatttgatcgttacgatctctttttctgatgaaatttAGACCGgcaaattttcactgaaaaatttgATCGTTATGATTTCGTTTTCCTATGAAATATAgctcggaaaatttgatcgttatgatcttttttccgatgaaatttagACCGGCAAATTTGATCGTAATTATCTAGTTTTCCAATAAAAAACAGATCATTGAAAACCGGTTCttggattctgatcgcaacgatatcagtaTGCATTatgcgatgagtttaggaggagttgacgatcggccgagcaaaatccgatgagttgatgctacttggGTAATTGATTTCAAacagggtttgttgatttaaatcatgattaataTCTTGATTTAatttcagttgatttttttttttaaatcatttgatttaaatatattatgttcattaatgtaaaataataaataattataaatttaataaaaataaaaaaaaaatctgatttaaataaaaaaaaatctgatttaaatcaaacaaaTCCGACTTTTTGGATTTTTTCTTTAATCAAAAGAAATCACGAACCTTGCTTTTAATTCAACTTTTCTTAACATTAGAAATGGTTCCCAACAAAGACAAAGGACACTCGTTTATTAGGAATACTAAACAGCATGCaatatcagggtggcgacagaaactgtgaaaaaaagttccctgacttttccctgattaggttcatcaaatttccctgatttacgttaccagtgataatggtttcctttcttaaTAGCTATTCATAAAACTTGTAACatgtattcaatattttaaaaaataaataatatactttgatttaatttgaaatttattttgtgcgCATAAAACTATGAAACAAGTATATATATTGTGCTATTTActgttcaaaacaaattttaaaaaattatcgcacATTTCTCCTACGATGTGACTAATCTTTTGGAACACGCAGTTGTTTATTACTTGCACacagggctggcaagtttctgccggggcggttaaaaccactggtagaaaccggttaaaaccggcatggcaaaaaccactttctgccacattttcggcaaaaactggcaaaaactctcaaaatgacaaaaaaaaaaaaaaatgacacaatagaaaatgcatggaaaaaataattaattgttaaccaaagcacagttgaatttacaatattatcacaattcagaatcaaatgttacattgtttggacacTGCAGTTGTTCTTGGaaaaggtggttccaaaaatctatatagtttctcaatttaatatgcacaaatgagaaactttagaatattcttgcaacagaagagctaaaaggcaatgcatcaaggaacaagcaatattcatgaaactttcaaattgtatatgTTTTTAAACTGGTCAATCATGAAGTAActagggtagtggtaaaaattcgactggaaaaatgagtttcgagaagtggggtcaatttgttttgcaaagctgtgatattaagtacaaaatctagattaatattgggaagtaaaatttgacactttcttcttgaagcacatgattatttcaatcacaagcaacttAAATGAAGCTTATTTGAGAGCAAATTACAAACTGTAATgccagtttaattctgtatgtcactcctctatcctaagaacccatatgattttcgtcctttgttagattaatccaaatattacaagcatcagcaattgaaaagttcccttttctgaactaaatcaagggcactagcataacattttattttttacaatgatgaaatgaagtttaatttttttagtttaaacaaatatcatttagtaattactttagttttttaagccgattttaagtttttgctagcttctgccggttttaaccggttataaccagtttctgccactggcaaggcaaaaactagtttctgccggcagaaagccaaccctgcttgCACAGGGGTGTAAAATCAACTGTTAACTTAAACAATGAATAGTAACTGATTATGGCATTGatatttcatatttcttttaattatatactcatttattttgatttagaaCTTTATTATTTCCTAAATCCACGTCCAATGGCCAAAACAAGTTTTATCCAAGCTGGTTTTAATCGcttttatccatggttaaaaccaccactgaCCAAAACTCTTACGACCGGCCAAAAAACATTATGGCATATTTAGAATCAATTCCCACACGACTTAAGTTGAATTATTAATGATTAAGTGTTTGTGAGAAACAGTTCTATGTAACTttgttacaaaacttttttttactgtcataAAAGTCAAATCTGCTTTTTGAAGATTTATCTTGCTTTTTTACCATTTTACTCAAATTATTTAAACTTGCCTTGGTCTCAATTAGTTCAAATAAACGAGAATGTACTGTATCCTTTTATTTGGAAGCATGCTACcctattttgagaaaaacaatgaaaaattatgaTCCCTCTCTAACACTAAGTTTGGAAAAAATTCACTTCTCcactaaaaaaaagaatttagttttaaataaaaaaagttaaagtatTTGCATTAGAAAAAACATAtttcggaactgatgtgatataccccacccttggcgactttttcctgttggcgccaagaaagcgtcgccaagaaaacgatgtatgacgacatatgtcatacattgtTCTTAGCGATGCCTTTGTAGCGCCAACAgggaaaaatcagataaaaaaacatgatcaaagcacttcagatcacaatatatatataaacaacatAACACCACAccaaaaacatcacgaatatacgcttcaaaaataccagaaactagaaaggttTTGTATACAAAGAACAATTAccagaaagtatttaaaatgcttaaattaacaaattactataacaactcatcaatgaaatatgtaccaatagaaataaaagctattttcaacctgcatttcattgaacaaaaacttttctcatactctgctaaaaaacagcaaattctattcaaattgcgatgtttaaagcggaaatcatacccaaaatcaataactatttcagccaaaaaagcacTTAGTTACTtgaatttcgatgtatgaaaagaagaaatgtctcaacagaaccatcctaaacataaacaatacaaaaataccatacatttatttgctatccagacatgctttcaaaatacctattatattttacataaaataacacctttatatttttataaaatgctggagtcaacttattttcagaaattcagtacctaaaggaggcacgttaatagaatatgTATAAATTactcgtggcatcgataagaattaacttttagaacaaaataaccgtactatttttgtaaaattaatttacatacagtaaaaatagagttaaaaactacGAGAACCcatcaaggatttgtaaaaacaaagaatttcggaagtgagagttttttttgaattctaaaataaagaacttacttttttatggtataaatcctcacactcaagtctaaaacaaaacatcatatgacaatggcacgttacagatacaccccatgttggagttaacttttaattaaccttcaagtttgaagaaactggcattttctaatgtttttgcttcaaaacacaactattgaatttaaactaacacaaaataagctttcctgtaaggtatattgcacgaaacaacacgtatctctcctgcgtgaaaccgagtagacaacccaagtaaacaagtttgaagaGATCTAAGACTGTCTTCGGGTTGCCTAACACAGGtttcgccagggatgccatgattaaaaaattttcgCCTCATTGGCGAATTGTGCAAAAATttggatgtcgccaaatgggggtgtatatcacatctgtacccatATTTCATATTATCAGACAGATTTGTTTTGGCTTTTGTTTCCGTATGTAAAAATGCCTTTTAAAATTCTGGCTGTTGGTGCATTATCATCAACTctaatgttaaaagcatggttttcatgtacagtcgactcccgctacaacacaATTCAACATACGTTAAAGGGCTATAACGGGATTTTTTCGTCAGCAAAAATTTTTCGACCTAATGAGAATTCCTCGCCTACAACACGAAAGTTTTCAGAAGAGAATCGCGGTGTGAAAGTATCGGCTTTATTATcagctactaaaaatatttttctcgtgaACAGATCTTCattctttagcatcactgacagcggaagTTACCACACCGAATTAGTCTGATCATAGCTTCGTTTGTGCATACAAAAAACTACTCCGCATTTACCatactttttttcattctaaatgtgaaagtagatgaaatataatgacacctgaGAGCACTGTTccacaagaaagaaaaagtttctgacaattaaagaaaagctaaaggttctcaatatgcttgaacaactaaaaaatgtgCTGAAGGTAGCAGGACAATTAGGTGTGAGTGAATTTTCCATATGtataattaaaagtgaaaaaaaaggaaatccgtaaaagctCGCCGAGTAGcgtcaaaatgcaaaaattatgaaaatggaagctgctcttgtattgagaATTAACTATGAAAAAGGGTGTTGCCATATAGATAGAAACACTATAAAagaaacagtttgaggtggtgttaacaagtgtctaaaataataaggtatgtttatttaaaaaaatgttacacatacccttttccagaacgcgaaatttcgacttacgcgaggggtcttggaacgcatccttcgcgtaagtcggaattcgACTGTACTAATAAAATATAGAAACATTTACcgtaagtttttcttttattattgcaGCTGTTGATGAAACTGCAGCAACTGCATCAGTTTGAACAACATGACTGAACTCAGTAAGATCTCTCTTCATAAATTCCAAAGCATTAGAAGACTGAAATGCAAAAAAGTATTGAAAAGCAgttcaacttaaaaaatacaacTATGAAGATAATATAAACTAATCAGAAGCTTAATaggaaataaaaactattttaacgtAAAAACTAGGGGTTAAGTTTAAAACATAATATCATAATCTATCAAGAATTAGCTGTCTGCATTAGATAATGTGAATAATTGTAAAAGTCTAAAAATCAGGTAACCTTTTCTTTCGCAACTTGAAACCAAGACGGCAAAGTGCCCCACCAAGAACTGCTTTGCACTTCGTTGTTATTTTCTTCATCTCTATAACAGCaggaacaataaatttaaaataagacataattaaatcacaaaaaaaaagagtgtaAAACTCTCAGAGAAATTAATACTCACTTCCCTTCGTCCATATTGGCAAAGATTGTTTTGTTGACGATTTCGAGTTCACCTCAGTGTTGCCGATAACAAAATAAAGACATTTCACTAGTAGAAAAACGCTTCGAAAAAAAGATTTTCcaagaaaaagtgtttgaaaatcgAAAGAAATATATGAGTCGCTCTAATTAATAAAGAATTTCGTACTATTttgaaatattagtttttgtgtacagtttgattttatatttctttctgtGGAATGGCAATACACGCACTCCTTGGATTGGAATTGTCTGCTAATGTTTACTGCTTGCATGGTTTTGAATTACTTTGGTATTCAAATATAATAACGTTTTTGTAGATAACACGACGAATATTCTtagatatattttctattatatTAGATAGAGGGAAAATGTGTGTTATTCTGTTGATTTCAAGCAACATAATAAAATAATGGGCTCTAAAACGCCTAAAAATTTTTCGTGGATTGATGAAGGGAAACTTGCTGCATTTGGGTGTCCATCAACACCACAAAATATCCGTTATCTAATTGAAAACGACATAACCTACCTTGTCACGCTTTCACCAGAAACTTCTCCTCCGATTCATGCATTTCCTCAAATTACATGGGTTGAGATAAAAATAAGAGAGTTTCATCCTCCTAGTAACTACCAAGTAGAAAAGTTCATAAGCACTTGCGAAGAAGCTTTTTCCGAAAATAAGGTACTATTACAAAATTCAAGGAATCTACCGTAAAATACCATTTTCCACTTTTGAACAGTAAATTTGATGCTTCAATCTTTAGAGCATTAATGAAACTAAAAATCATCTGAATAcccaatatatttttaatagttgTTTGTATATATTTAGCATCAATTTCTATGAATATGCAACTCATTTTTCCCTTAGTTCCGAAGGAAAGCCGCATAACTTTGTTTACTTTTCCATTTAACAGTTGGGGCTTCAACTGTTagagtaaaaacaaatttaaggaaattgaaaagcaaaattttcaaaatagtatGAACTTTGATTAATACAGATATTAAAAATTTGCTGACATTTATATGCAtgcataattattatttttgatgaattCTTTTGAATGTTGACTTAATGGAAAGGAGAAAGTTTTAAGATTGGTTGTAAATGTGTaagctatttttaaatttatgcgttaattactttttttaatcaaacattggcaaactaatttttaaaaaaaattattttgttgcatATCAAAGAGGTTTAGTAGTTGGAGAGAGTGGAATAGTTCATGATGTCTTTTGAAACGTTAAAAATCCTTCTTTTAAGAAGTTAAAGAGAGATTTTTAAATCTTTGGATTTGCATGATTTAAATATTGAGCCACAAATAGTTACCCATTATAGTTATGTAACTGAAGCAGAGATGCCCCCAGAGGGAGTTTCATCTCACAGGCTGCACAATTAAAATTCTTGGTGGGGGATGTCcctttcttggggggggggggagttgtggCATGTTGGGGCGCTtatctacttttcattttttatctcatcaaaacattaaatgggcaattttattttggacaatgaatttcattaaatatttttcatcatctcagattttttaaattttatattcaactcattaatttgttttgtattaatCTTTTGATTGAACTTTGAAATGGGTCCAACGTGCCCCGGACCTGGGGTATGTTGGTTGTCATTACGAAAACAGCTTCTGTTacaatttaaatgataaatattatCAAGCATTTTAACTAACTTATGTTGTTTTGtgtttggaatgaaaaaaaattttgaagatcaatgaaacattaaattgactaacttctgtttttttcattttaattttctcaaaaatctgaACAACTTGTACTTGTATCTTCATCAACTTCACTGttgcaaaaaattagaatattatttCTCCAATTCTTCCGCACCGGGTTCTTGATTTGAAAAAATGCTGTCATATATTTCTTTAtgacaataaataaagaaactaCAAATAATCTTAAATCAAAAAGACTTACTTTAGAAAAGGAATTCAACTTATTGCTCCATTCTTcataaaaaccattttaaaaaaatatgttacagacttatgaaaattttttaatgctgccaaaacaacaagaaaatggtctctgaaataaaattagttaaatgtaACTGCTCCATGTTATTTCATTATGAAATTTGTAAAGCTATAGttggttataaattaaaataaaaaataattgtagtatTAAAATTATCGAGATTATTCCAAACTGCCCCAACAAGACCCAACTGCCTCTACTCCTTTTCATTTTAGAGATAccctagtatttttttttttttcatggagaggggggaggggggaaggctCCTCAGACAAAAGTATTGCAAAAGTGGGGAGGGAGTTGAAAGCAATCATAAGCCAAGGAATCATGAATTTTGATATGCTAAATTCTATGGCACGCAAATAAATATAATCAGAATTTTAGTTTGTTGTGATATAGGTATTCATATGTTTGCAAAAATGCTTGGATGATGCCTTTCCATTGAAAATTGATAAGTTGTAGTAGTAGTAATAAGTAGTGTAAATAAGTGTATAAGTAGTAATAAGTTGTAATCATTAGTATTACAAGACTGCAACTTCCAGTTGCAGTCTTGTTAGATAGACTGCAACTTCCAGTTTAGTAATAGTTTAGAGACCAGTAAGATAGTTTAAAGAGGATGTTTTATAGCAAAACAACTTCTAGGTACTACTATACTAAAACAAGGCTACATGTAGAGTACTCTGAGCAGCATTGACAGACTGGCACAATTTTATTAGGTACATATAATCTcaacaaaataagattttttttttaaaataatgatgatatACTGATTTTAGCTTCTCAGCAGATGTAATACATTAGCTAATGAATGGATTAATTAATCGAATTAAGACTAGGGAAGGTTAGAGCTATGCTATTTTTCCTTGGTAGATTTGCCAATGAGGATTGAAGGCAAATTAAGTTGTCTTTGAAGACAATTCATAGTACTCATGATGCATTTAGATCAGGGTCCAAAATTTTTGTTGTGTGCATTCCTCACTCATTAATTGCTGTGTTTttcccagggcctgattactaaataggccaactaggccgtgacCTAAGGCCTCCGAAATTTAGGGTtccccaaatggctgaaattactaTAGTTTATGGCTAATATTATCAAAGCCAATgtctaaagttataaaatttgataacatgggacccccaaaaaaatatttggcctagggccccttgaTATCTTAATCGAGTCCTGGTTTTTCATCTACCCTTAATTAGGGCTAGTTCCGAAATTAATTCAGCTACATAATATTTAAAGTTGAGAGTGCTAAAACAGAGTGAATCAGTTGGTTAAATTTTGCCCTAAGTGTTCTAAAATCATCAGATGAAAGCAGAATGTAAGAATCCACGGGACAAATCAGAATTTTTTCCCAACTGTGAAAGTTTCCGATTAGGGCTATGGAATGCTCGCTTAATATTGAATTTTCAAACAGtgaataatttcaaacacattTCTGATAGCTAGTTAATAGACCCAATTTGATAGGATTTACTccactataatttttttaaaagttgttttcgcaacagttGGGATTTACtccaatgtgattttttttttaaaaaagttgttttcgcaacagttAGGATTTACTCCactatgaaaattttttaaaaaagttgttttcgcaacagttATTATTTACTCcactatgaaattttttttaaaagttgttatCGCTACAGTTACTTATTTACTCc
Encoded proteins:
- the LOC129226488 gene encoding dual specificity protein phosphatase 23-like, coding for MGSKTPKNFSWIDEGKLAAFGCPSTPQNIRYLIENDITYLVTLSPETSPPIHAFPQITWVEIKIREFHPPSNYQVEKFISTCEEAFSENKAVGVHCRMGRGRTGVMAACYFVKFCDMTPQSAMGLVRKMRPGSIETYSQEEAVMDYYWTLCKKRQS